From a single Myxocyprinus asiaticus isolate MX2 ecotype Aquarium Trade chromosome 47, UBuf_Myxa_2, whole genome shotgun sequence genomic region:
- the LOC127436488 gene encoding troponin T, cardiac muscle isoforms-like isoform X2, with amino-acid sequence MLMMSIFHSFVCFHVTEAPTEEKATDETKPKPKFMSNITAPKIPEGDKVDFDDIHRKRQEKDLTELQSLIEAHFIQRKRDEEELIALVNRIEKRRAERAEQQRIRAEKEKERQARLAEEKERREQEEQRKKQDEDAKKKKALTNMTHQYGGIQQKGEGRKGAKKQTEREKKRKILTDRRKPLNVDHLSEDKLKEKANELWQWMMQLEAEKFDLSEKLKRQKYDITQLLARVKDHQSAKGRGKGKVGGRLR; translated from the exons ATGTTAATGATGTCAATTTTCCATTCCTTCGTCTGTTTTCATGTAACAGAAGCCCCTACTGAGGAAAAGGCCACAG ATGAGACGAAACCAAAGCCAAA GTTCATGTCTAACATCACCGCTCCAAAGATTCCTGAAGGAGATAAGGTGGACTTTGAT gacATCCACAGGAAGCGCCAGGAGAAGGATTTAACAGAGCTGCAGTCTCTCATTGAAGCTCATTTCATTCAGAGGAAGAGAGATGAAGAGGAGCTGATTGCTCTGGTCAACAGAATT GAGAAGCGTCGTGCCGAGAGGGCAGAGCAGCAGAGAATCCGTGcagagaaagaaaaggagagacaagctCGGCTGGCC GAAGAAAAGGAGAGGAGAGAGCAAGAGGAACAGAGGAAGAAACAGGATGAGGATGCTAAGAAAAAGAAAGCGCTTACCAACATGACACACCAGTATGGAGGAATCCAGCAGAAG GGCGAGGGTCGTAAAGGGGCAAAGAAACAGACGGAAagagagaagaagaggaagaTCCTGACTGATAGGAGGAAGCCACTTAACGTTGACCATCTGTCTGAAGATAAACTCAA AGAGAAAGCCAATGAGCTGTGGCAGTGGATGATGCAACTGGAGGCGGAGAAATTCGACCTTAGCGAGAAACTGAAGAGACAGAAATATGAC ATTACTCAGCTTCTGGCTAGAGTCAAGGATCATCAGAG tgccaAAGGCCGTGGCAAGGGCAAGGTTGGTGGCAGGCTGAGGTAA
- the LOC127436488 gene encoding troponin T, cardiac muscle isoforms-like isoform X3, giving the protein MSNITAPKIPEGDKVDFDDIHRKRQEKDLTELQSLIEAHFIQRKRDEEELIALVNRIEKRRAERAEQQRIRAEKEKERQARLAEEKERREQEEQRKKQDEDAKKKKALTNMTHQYGGIQQKGEGRKGAKKQTEREKKRKILTDRRKPLNVDHLSEDKLKEKANELWQWMMQLEAEKFDLSEKLKRQKYDMNVLQTRIAEQQKFAKGRGKGKVGGRLR; this is encoded by the exons ATGTCTAACATCACCGCTCCAAAGATTCCTGAAGGAGATAAGGTGGACTTTGAT gacATCCACAGGAAGCGCCAGGAGAAGGATTTAACAGAGCTGCAGTCTCTCATTGAAGCTCATTTCATTCAGAGGAAGAGAGATGAAGAGGAGCTGATTGCTCTGGTCAACAGAATT GAGAAGCGTCGTGCCGAGAGGGCAGAGCAGCAGAGAATCCGTGcagagaaagaaaaggagagacaagctCGGCTGGCC GAAGAAAAGGAGAGGAGAGAGCAAGAGGAACAGAGGAAGAAACAGGATGAGGATGCTAAGAAAAAGAAAGCGCTTACCAACATGACACACCAGTATGGAGGAATCCAGCAGAAG GGCGAGGGTCGTAAAGGGGCAAAGAAACAGACGGAAagagagaagaagaggaagaTCCTGACTGATAGGAGGAAGCCACTTAACGTTGACCATCTGTCTGAAGATAAACTCAA AGAGAAAGCCAATGAGCTGTGGCAGTGGATGATGCAACTGGAGGCGGAGAAATTCGACCTTAGCGAGAAACTGAAGAGACAGAAATATGAC ATGAACGTTCTCCAGACCCGAATCGCTGAACAACAGAAGTT tgccaAAGGCCGTGGCAAGGGCAAGGTTGGTGGCAGGCTGAGGTAA
- the LOC127436488 gene encoding troponin T, cardiac muscle isoforms-like isoform X1, with the protein MLMMSIFHSFVCFHVTEAPTEEKATDETKPKPKFMSNITAPKIPEGDKVDFDDIHRKRQEKDLTELQSLIEAHFIQRKRDEEELIALVNRIEKRRAERAEQQRIRAEKEKERQARLAEEKERREQEEQRKKQDEDAKKKKALTNMTHQYGGIQQKGEGRKGAKKQTEREKKRKILTDRRKPLNVDHLSEDKLKEKANELWQWMMQLEAEKFDLSEKLKRQKYDMNVLQTRIAEQQKFAKGRGKGKVGGRLR; encoded by the exons ATGTTAATGATGTCAATTTTCCATTCCTTCGTCTGTTTTCATGTAACAGAAGCCCCTACTGAGGAAAAGGCCACAG ATGAGACGAAACCAAAGCCAAA GTTCATGTCTAACATCACCGCTCCAAAGATTCCTGAAGGAGATAAGGTGGACTTTGAT gacATCCACAGGAAGCGCCAGGAGAAGGATTTAACAGAGCTGCAGTCTCTCATTGAAGCTCATTTCATTCAGAGGAAGAGAGATGAAGAGGAGCTGATTGCTCTGGTCAACAGAATT GAGAAGCGTCGTGCCGAGAGGGCAGAGCAGCAGAGAATCCGTGcagagaaagaaaaggagagacaagctCGGCTGGCC GAAGAAAAGGAGAGGAGAGAGCAAGAGGAACAGAGGAAGAAACAGGATGAGGATGCTAAGAAAAAGAAAGCGCTTACCAACATGACACACCAGTATGGAGGAATCCAGCAGAAG GGCGAGGGTCGTAAAGGGGCAAAGAAACAGACGGAAagagagaagaagaggaagaTCCTGACTGATAGGAGGAAGCCACTTAACGTTGACCATCTGTCTGAAGATAAACTCAA AGAGAAAGCCAATGAGCTGTGGCAGTGGATGATGCAACTGGAGGCGGAGAAATTCGACCTTAGCGAGAAACTGAAGAGACAGAAATATGAC ATGAACGTTCTCCAGACCCGAATCGCTGAACAACAGAAGTT tgccaAAGGCCGTGGCAAGGGCAAGGTTGGTGGCAGGCTGAGGTAA